One uncultured Carboxylicivirga sp. genomic window, ATAATACATATGAAGTATATTTACTTTTACCCAACAGACGTGGCAACAAATAATAAGAGTTGAGATAAAAAAGAATGATATGCATAATTATGGTCCTTCCGGAAAATAACAATGCAACTTTTCTCTCCATCATTACAGATGGGCCATAAAACAAAAGCAGACTATATCCAATCCAAACGATTAAATGAATAATAATACTTGAAATTCTAGGCGGAACTCTCATCTCTCAACTACAATCAACTTAAATTTTAATACAAAAACGGGGAATAATTTTACTTATCCCCCGCAAAATACACCTTTTTAATCTAAACCCAAACAGAGTACTTCAGTTTACCGTTTCATGCTGAATAACCCCTGCTTTTATAAGCTCTTCTCCGCTAACTGTAGGCGACTCGTCATGAATCAATTTGTTCACAACCATGTCAGCCACTATTTGCGCTTTATCTTTTGATTCGAATAAGTTGTACCCTTTAATGCCAGGTATATATTCCTGATGAATAAATACTTTACCATTTACCATAATCTCATACCCATATCCTTTATCCATGGTAAACACCTGGCTGGAAAATTTTGCATCTGAAGTAAATTCGGCGAATAACAGTGGAATAAAATATACCATTACTACTCCCAATACAATCAGATAATGAAGTTTATATTTCCGAAACAGACTAGTCATTATCGTCTTGCTCTGCGTTTGGATCGAATTTATATACATCATCGAAATATGCACTTGAACTACGACCTGTACCTACAAACGGAACATCATTTAATGTAAATGCTACTGCACCATAACGAGCTGAACCTTCAAACTCACTTCTCTCTGTCCACAAATCAGTTGATGGATCATACTCCCATGTTCTGACTCCAGGATAACCAGGACCACCGGTTGCCACATAACCTAATCCACCTGTTGTGAAAGCTGAAGCATAAACCCCAACGATTTCGTAGTCATCATCGTAACTTTCATCTTCGTTAGCATCATTGGCAATCTTTCTTTTCTCAGTCCAGGTATCAGTGTCTGCATCATACTCCCACAAATCACCCAAATACTCACCGTTATCGGTTCCCATGCAAACGTATGCCAGATCATTAATCACAAAGGCTGTACCATTACGTCGTTTACTACCTCCAATACTGGTTACTTTCTCCCACGTATTTGTTGATGGATCATATTTATAGAAATCCTTCAATAAATTACCATCATAACCTGTCCCAACGTAACCTATATCATTAACTGTAAAAGCAATGGCGTCATATCGTCCGCTACCCGGGAAATCTGCTTTTTGAGTCCAGGTATTTGCTTCAGGATCATATTCCCAAAGGTCTTTCAGTTTATTTTTTCCATCAAAACCGGTTGTTACATATCCTTTACCAGCTGCACTAAAAGCAACTGCACTGTTTCGTCCTACACCAGGAAATTGAGCAACAGATGTTGAATCCCAGGCGTCTTTCTCAGCATTATATCTCCAGAAATCAGTCAATCGCTCATCCTCATCACCATTATATCCGGTTCCTACATAAGCATAATCACCAATTGTAAACGAAACAGCATCGCTTCGTGGAATACCTTCAAAAGAACCTTTCTTTATCCAGTTACCATATAAATCATCATCATCATCATCATCGCTACACGATACAATCAAAAGGGCCATTATGACCATTAACCATGTATAAAAGAAATTTTTTCGCATTGTTATAATTTTGAATTTGAACCAAAACTATAGGCTTGAAAAATCTACATAAAAACTTATCAACGAAAACTTCTCATTTATCCATATTTATCCATTCTTCTTCAACAAAAGTCATTCTTGTTGTTTAGGGAGAATAAACTGACATTCATTGAATTTTATATTTCATAGATAGAGATACGGCCTTCATTTGTTGAATAGATTTAATGACTACACGGCTTCCTGTTTTATTTGCATCATCAAATAATTCAGATTCTAAATTGTATGTCATTAATATCGACAC contains:
- a CDS encoding DUF4907 domain-containing protein, producing MTSLFRKYKLHYLIVLGVVMVYFIPLLFAEFTSDAKFSSQVFTMDKGYGYEIMVNGKVFIHQEYIPGIKGYNLFESKDKAQIVADMVVNKLIHDESPTVSGEELIKAGVIQHETVN
- a CDS encoding kelch repeat-containing protein — translated: MRKNFFYTWLMVIMALLIVSCSDDDDDDDLYGNWIKKGSFEGIPRSDAVSFTIGDYAYVGTGYNGDEDERLTDFWRYNAEKDAWDSTSVAQFPGVGRNSAVAFSAAGKGYVTTGFDGKNKLKDLWEYDPEANTWTQKADFPGSGRYDAIAFTVNDIGYVGTGYDGNLLKDFYKYDPSTNTWEKVTSIGGSKRRNGTAFVINDLAYVCMGTDNGEYLGDLWEYDADTDTWTEKRKIANDANEDESYDDDYEIVGVYASAFTTGGLGYVATGGPGYPGVRTWEYDPSTDLWTERSEFEGSARYGAVAFTLNDVPFVGTGRSSSAYFDDVYKFDPNAEQDDND